A region of Eschrichtius robustus isolate mEscRob2 chromosome 19, mEscRob2.pri, whole genome shotgun sequence DNA encodes the following proteins:
- the MLYCD gene encoding malonyl-CoA decarboxylase, mitochondrial, whose protein sequence is MRVLRPSLSAGRLLLLWPRLPLRPPRPPGPRLSSGRAAAAGALERAMDELLHRAVPAMPAYGLREKTPAPAENQCADFVSFYGGLAEAAERAELLGRLAQGFGVDHGQVAEQSAAVLQLLQQPREAAVLLQAEDRLRYALVPRYRSLFHHISKLDGGVRFLVQLRADLLEAQALKLMEGPHVREMNGVLKSMFSEWFSSGFLNLERVTWHSPCEVLQKISESEAVHPVKNWADMKRRVGPYRRCYFFSHCSTPGEPLIILHVALTSEISSSIQTIIVKESPTSETEERDKITTAILYSLSLTQQGLQGVELGTFLIKRVVKELQKEFPHLGTFASLSPIPGFTKWLLGLLKSKAKDHGRNELLTDSECKEISEITGGPVNETLKTFLSSSEWVQSEQLVRALQAPLMRLCAWYLYGEKHRGYALNPVANFHLQNGAVMWRINWMADVSLKGITGSCGLMVNYRYFLEDTATNRATYLSSKSIKASEQVLSLVAQFQKNSKL, encoded by the exons ATGCGAGTCCTCAGGCCGAGTCTGTCGGCTGggcgcctcctcctcctctggccgCGGCTCCCCCTGCGGCCGCCGCGGCCGCCCGGACCCCGGCTGTcgagcgggcgggcggcggcggccggcGCCCTGGAGCGGGCCATGGACGAGCTGCTGCACCGTGCGGTGCCCGCGATGCCGGCCTACGGGCTGCGCGAGAAGACGCCGGCGCCGGCGGAGAACCAGTGCGCGGACTTCGTGAGCTTCTACGGCGGCCTGGCTGAGGCGGCCGAGCGCGCCGAGCTGCTGGGCCGCCTGGCGCAGGGCTTCGGCGTGGACCACGGCCAGGTGGCCGAGCAGAGCGCCGCCGTGCTCCAGCTGCTCCAGCAGCCGCGGGAGGCGGCCGTGCTCCTGCAGGCAGAGGACCGGCTGCGCTACGCGCTGGTGCCGCGCTACCGCAGCCTCTTCCACCACATCAGCAAGCTGGACGGCGGCGTGCGCTTCCTGGTGCAGCTGCGGGCCGACCTGCTCGAGGCGCAGGCCCTCAAGCTGATGGAGGGGCCGCACGTCCGG GAAATGAACGGGGTGCTGAAAAGCATGTTCTCGGAATGGTTTTCTTCCGGGTTCCTGAACCTGGAGCGGGTCACCTGGCATTCACCGTGCGAAGTGCTGCAGAAAATCAGTGA GTCTGAGGCTGTGCATCCCGTTAAAAACTGGGCGGACATGAAACGGCGCGTGGGGCCCTACAGAAGGTGTTACTTCTTCTCTCACTGCTCGACCCCGGGGGAGCCCCTGATCATTTTGCACGTGGCCCTGACCAGTGAGATCTCCAGCAGCATCCAG ACCATCATAGTGAAGGAGAGTCCCACGTCGGAGACAGAGGAGCGGGACAAGATCACCACAGCCATCTTATACTCGCTGAGCCTGACCCAGCAGGGGCTGCAGGGCGTGGAGCTGGGCACCTTCCTCATCAAGCGGGTGGTGAAGGAGCTGCAG AAGGAGTTTCCTCACCTGGGGACGTTTGCAAGTCTGTCCCCTATCCCCGGGTTCACCAAGTGGCTTCTGGGGCTGCTGAAGTCAAAAGCAAAGGATCACGGGAGGAACGAACTGTTGACAGATTCCGAGTGTAAAGAAATCTCCGAGATCACGGGCGGTCCCGTGAATGAGACCCTCAAGACCTTTCTCAGCAGCAGCGAGTGGGTCCAATCTGAGCAGCTGGTCCGGGCGCTTCAGGCCCCCCTGATGCGGCTCTGCGCCTGGTACCTGTACGGGGAGAAGCACCGGGGCTACGCCCTGAACCCCGTGGCCAACTTCCACTTGCAGAACGGGGCCGTGATGTGGCGCATCAACTGGATGGCCGACGTCAGCCTCAAGGGCATCACGGGCTCGTGTGGCCTCATGGTCAATTACCGCTACTTCCTGGAGGACACGGCCACCAACAGGGCCACCTACCTCAGCTCCAAGAGCATCAAAGCTTCCGAGCAGGTCCTCAGCCTGGTGGCCCAGTTTCAGAAGAACAGCAAACTCTAG